A genomic stretch from Verrucomicrobiia bacterium includes:
- a CDS encoding HlyD family secretion protein, producing the protein MENPQDPRWLRATGRVLGMAILVSSVLVTFYVARRLYHHPRTDDAVVRANVVGVAPHVSGPITRLAIQDNQEVLEGDLLFVVDPRPFEVELERAEARLLLARSEVAAVSNAVAAATTMVGQLELEKAFAADHVRRLAALVEERFVTTDAYEDARTKARVAEAALARGLQELARQESLLAQFGEVNAHLMMAEAAVNGAKLNLDYCRVRAPFRGRVTNLNISEGEYAQAGQQVFALVDIRTWYVIANFQETYLKHLKTGMPAEVFLLGYPGRRFAGTVEGIGWAVRSSDDSEAGVVPSVNPSLNWVRLAQRIPVRIRLEPPDVDHPYRMGMTAVVTLQGREGSAAEPEVSPHP; encoded by the coding sequence ATGGAGAATCCCCAGGACCCCCGCTGGCTGCGGGCCACAGGCCGGGTGCTCGGCATGGCGATTCTTGTGTCCAGCGTCCTCGTGACGTTTTACGTGGCCCGCCGGCTCTATCATCACCCGCGCACCGATGACGCCGTCGTTCGGGCGAATGTGGTGGGAGTGGCGCCCCATGTGAGCGGCCCGATCACCCGGCTCGCCATCCAGGACAATCAGGAGGTGTTGGAGGGCGACCTTCTGTTTGTCGTGGATCCCCGCCCGTTCGAAGTGGAGCTCGAGCGGGCGGAAGCCCGCCTCTTGCTGGCGCGCAGCGAGGTCGCCGCCGTCTCGAATGCGGTGGCTGCGGCCACGACCATGGTGGGACAGCTTGAGCTGGAGAAGGCCTTCGCGGCCGATCACGTCCGACGCCTGGCGGCGCTTGTGGAGGAACGGTTTGTGACCACGGACGCCTACGAAGACGCCAGGACGAAGGCCAGGGTCGCGGAGGCGGCCCTGGCGAGGGGACTCCAGGAACTGGCGCGCCAGGAGAGCCTCCTGGCCCAGTTTGGTGAGGTGAATGCCCACCTGATGATGGCGGAGGCGGCCGTCAATGGCGCCAAACTCAATCTGGACTACTGCCGGGTGCGGGCACCGTTTCGCGGACGGGTCACCAACCTGAACATTTCCGAGGGGGAATATGCGCAGGCCGGGCAGCAGGTGTTCGCCCTGGTGGACATCCGGACGTGGTATGTCATCGCCAATTTTCAGGAGACGTACCTCAAGCACCTGAAGACCGGAATGCCCGCGGAGGTGTTTCTGTTGGGCTATCCCGGCCGCCGCTTTGCGGGAACGGTGGAGGGCATTGGCTGGGCGGTGCGCTCGTCCGATGATTCCGAGGCTGGCGTCGTTCCCAGCGTGAACCCATCGCTGAACTGGGTTCGGTTGGCGCAGCGGATTCCCGTGAGAATCCGTCTGGAGCCTCCGGATGTGGACCATCCATATCGCATGGGGATGACCGCGGTGGTCACCCTGCAGGGACGGGAAGGATCCGCTGCGGAGCCGGAAGTGTCGCCCCACCCATGA
- a CDS encoding TolC family protein, whose protein sequence is MAKWVIRFSWLVLPCGFSACTSLQDSAATNPYQYAPSRPGKPWPVTGMPLAPGQGRDPGTTGAVHPTHRLTGNLPADGGIAAAVARTNDLADLIDLAQRNNPATRVAWEQARTAAARLGIADSAYAPVLALLATGGYTHEDYPAPGGILEAEGPSINPSVSLQWSLIDFGRRRAAFEGAAQQLLQANLQFNRAHQRLAFDVQRTFYAFDTSRAEQAAAEASLETARSVERAAEVRLERGLGTETDLLQARQELARANFDLQTARRRVSDSWALLAEAVGISPSLVLPMGDLSSQALPTHLVASVESAMDRAMRQRPDLAAQVAEVRAREAEVRRSEAEFRPRIGLSGTAGGNLGRWYVTAPGNPSSSYSYTEAEYAAYLTFSWNVFDGFERNNRVREAKSRRDEAESRLVALELQAQREVWQAYANARASFVQYDFARALLTASENGYESALRAYDNGLGTVVQLLTAERDLAQARMILVRGRADVLTSSAALAFAIGEPRQETGSRDEVSRRTGR, encoded by the coding sequence ATGGCGAAATGGGTGATACGTTTCTCATGGCTGGTCCTGCCCTGCGGATTTAGTGCCTGTACGTCCCTGCAGGATTCCGCGGCGACCAACCCCTACCAGTACGCGCCGTCGCGCCCCGGGAAGCCGTGGCCAGTCACCGGCATGCCCCTCGCCCCGGGGCAGGGAAGGGACCCGGGAACCACGGGCGCGGTGCACCCGACCCACCGGCTGACGGGAAACCTGCCGGCCGACGGCGGGATCGCCGCGGCCGTTGCCCGGACCAACGATCTGGCCGACCTGATTGATCTCGCCCAGCGCAACAATCCCGCGACTCGTGTGGCCTGGGAACAGGCCCGGACCGCCGCGGCGCGTTTGGGGATTGCCGACAGCGCCTATGCGCCGGTCCTGGCGCTGCTGGCCACCGGAGGATACACCCACGAGGACTACCCGGCTCCGGGGGGAATCCTGGAGGCGGAGGGTCCCAGCATAAATCCCAGCGTGTCCCTCCAGTGGTCCCTCATTGATTTCGGCCGGCGCCGCGCCGCTTTTGAAGGGGCCGCGCAGCAGTTGCTGCAGGCCAACCTCCAATTCAATCGCGCCCACCAGCGTCTTGCCTTCGATGTGCAGCGGACCTTTTACGCGTTCGACACCAGCCGCGCCGAACAGGCCGCCGCTGAAGCGAGTCTGGAGACCGCGCGGAGCGTGGAGCGGGCCGCCGAGGTGCGTCTGGAACGCGGACTTGGGACGGAGACCGACCTGCTCCAGGCCCGCCAGGAATTGGCGCGGGCGAATTTCGATCTGCAGACCGCACGTCGGAGGGTGTCCGACTCGTGGGCGCTCCTGGCCGAGGCGGTCGGGATCTCCCCGTCCTTGGTGTTGCCGATGGGCGACCTGTCATCGCAGGCATTGCCGACCCATTTGGTGGCGTCCGTCGAATCCGCCATGGATCGGGCGATGCGGCAGCGTCCGGATTTGGCCGCGCAAGTTGCGGAGGTCCGGGCCCGGGAGGCGGAGGTGCGCCGTTCCGAGGCCGAATTCCGCCCCCGTATTGGGCTGAGCGGGACGGCCGGAGGGAATCTGGGGCGATGGTACGTGACGGCTCCGGGCAATCCGTCGTCCTCCTATTCCTACACTGAGGCCGAGTACGCTGCGTATCTGACGTTCTCGTGGAATGTCTTTGACGGGTTCGAGCGGAACAACCGGGTGCGGGAGGCGAAGAGCCGGCGTGACGAAGCCGAGTCCCGGCTCGTCGCGCTGGAACTTCAGGCGCAGCGCGAGGTGTGGCAGGCGTACGCCAACGCCAGGGCATCCTTCGTCCAATATGATTTTGCCCGGGCTTTGTTGACGGCATCGGAGAACGGCTACGAGTCCGCCCTGCGGGCGTACGACAACGGCCTGGGTACCGTCGTCCAGTTGCTGACGGCCGAACGCGATCTGGCCCAGGCACGAATGATCCTGGTGCGGGGGCGGGCGGATGTTCTGACCTCGTCCGCCGCCCTCGCCTTCGCGATCGGGGAACCACGACAGGAGACGGGGAGCCGTGACGAGGTCTCCCGGCGTACGGGGCGGTAG
- a CDS encoding cytochrome c — MPDVPPAASPSDPATRPDQGEQHDVTRIHAALLREQPEPRDGFEPVNLWLVALTGALLFWGGYYLANFSGRFEADEYSEFPRGQVAVAAAAETPEQQLARVGAQVYNYCAPCHQSAGQGVAGQFPPLAGSDWVNVDGNARLIRIVLHGLSGPISVNGNTYNNAMNQFGDVLSDGEIAAVLTFVRNSWGNQGGVVTVDEVRAVRAETSARDIAWSAEELLAIPATGAGGAAPVPVGIPDLPQLLEWLKALPQEELQTLLQQLPAD, encoded by the coding sequence ATGCCTGACGTCCCTCCAGCCGCCTCACCGTCCGATCCCGCGACACGCCCAGACCAGGGCGAACAGCACGACGTCACCCGGATCCATGCCGCACTGCTGCGCGAGCAGCCGGAGCCCCGGGACGGCTTCGAGCCGGTGAATCTCTGGCTGGTCGCCCTGACCGGTGCGCTGCTGTTCTGGGGGGGCTATTACCTCGCCAATTTCAGCGGCCGCTTTGAAGCGGACGAGTATTCCGAGTTTCCGCGCGGCCAGGTGGCGGTCGCCGCCGCCGCGGAGACTCCCGAGCAGCAGCTCGCCCGCGTGGGCGCCCAAGTGTACAACTACTGCGCTCCGTGCCACCAGTCCGCCGGCCAGGGGGTCGCCGGGCAGTTTCCGCCCCTGGCGGGTTCCGACTGGGTGAACGTGGACGGCAATGCCCGGCTGATCCGCATCGTGTTGCACGGGCTCTCCGGCCCCATTTCGGTCAATGGCAACACGTACAACAACGCGATGAACCAGTTCGGAGACGTGTTGAGCGACGGCGAGATCGCGGCGGTGCTCACCTTTGTCCGCAACTCCTGGGGCAACCAGGGTGGTGTCGTCACCGTGGACGAAGTGCGCGCGGTGCGCGCGGAGACCAGCGCCCGCGACATCGCCTGGTCGGCGGAGGAGCTGTTGGCGATCCCGGCCACCGGGGCCGGCGGCGCGGCTCCGGTGCCGGTGGGTATTCCCGACCTGCCGCAACTCCTGGAATGGCTCAAGGCCCTTCCTCAGGAGGAACTCCAGACGTTGCTGCAGCAGCTGCCGGCGGATTGA
- a CDS encoding cbb3-type cytochrome c oxidase subunit II, which yields MNFGPLLFLGILLTLASSWFGLVLVPNQQLGALQPEVNPDTGVAFPQPIPGEAAQGRELYRSLGCNYCHTQQVRPDGFGADVQRGWGKRRSVSRDYIYQKPVMLGSSRTGPDLTNIGERQPSYDWHYTHLYNPQTTSKGSIMPPHAFLFETRRIGFEGPSTNALKLFGAFAPEPGWEVVPKPEATQLVEYLRSLKSSVDLPEAPLPKVE from the coding sequence ATGAACTTCGGTCCCCTCCTGTTCCTCGGCATCCTGCTCACCCTTGCGTCGAGCTGGTTCGGGCTGGTGCTCGTCCCCAACCAGCAGCTGGGCGCCCTGCAGCCCGAGGTGAACCCCGACACCGGAGTGGCCTTCCCGCAGCCCATTCCGGGCGAGGCGGCCCAGGGGCGCGAGCTGTACCGTTCCCTGGGCTGCAATTACTGTCACACCCAGCAGGTGCGTCCCGACGGCTTCGGCGCGGATGTCCAGCGTGGCTGGGGCAAGCGGCGTTCCGTGTCGCGGGACTACATCTACCAGAAGCCGGTCATGCTGGGGTCTTCGCGCACCGGGCCCGACCTGACCAACATCGGTGAGCGCCAGCCCAGCTACGACTGGCATTATACCCACCTGTACAATCCTCAGACCACCTCGAAGGGCAGCATCATGCCGCCGCATGCCTTCCTGTTCGAGACGCGTCGCATCGGATTTGAGGGTCCCTCGACGAATGCATTGAAGCTCTTCGGCGCGTTTGCCCCCGAGCCGGGCTGGGAGGTGGTCCCAAAGCCCGAGGCGACGCAGCTTGTGGAATATCTGAGGAGTCTCAAATCCTCGGTGGACCTTCCCGAGGCACCCCTTCCGAAGGTCGAATGA
- a CDS encoding cbb3-type cytochrome c oxidase subunit I, with protein MNPSASPSVLAALSPRDADTPGQRRAELAEIDASTSGTVLLFFLAGMAWLMIGTVLALIASYKLHAPDFLAGTAWLTFGRIRTAHLNAVIYGFSAEVAVGVVLWLMCRLCRVPLMAQSVINAAAVFWNVGLLVGIVGILRGDTTGVEYLELPGYATPILFVAFALIAVWTIVIFRFRRERHLYVSQWYILAAVLWFPWLYSTAQLLLVLEPARGTVQAAVNWWFAHNVLGLWFTPVGLASIYYFLPKVIGRPIHSYYLSVLGFWTLALFYNWNGFHHLVGGPFPAWMITVSIVASVMMVIPVVATAINHHFTMVGHFGKLKYSPTLRFIVFGAVSYTISSLQGVLSSVRWFSEVAHFTHHTVAHAHWGMYAFFTMTMFGAMYYILPRVTRREWPSERLISVHFWCTALGILLYVAPLSYGGWLQGKAMLNASLPFLEVVQITIPWLKLRTWSGILLAVGHVAFCVNLGWILARRFGPYREPEPMILAGVTPAAPVGK; from the coding sequence ATGAACCCATCCGCCTCCCCCAGCGTGCTGGCGGCGCTGTCGCCGCGGGATGCCGACACCCCGGGACAGCGCCGGGCCGAGCTCGCCGAGATTGATGCCTCCACCAGCGGCACGGTGCTGCTGTTCTTCCTCGCCGGCATGGCCTGGCTGATGATCGGCACCGTCCTCGCCCTCATCGCCAGCTACAAGCTGCACGCGCCGGACTTTCTTGCCGGAACGGCGTGGTTGACCTTCGGACGCATCCGCACCGCGCACCTGAACGCGGTGATTTACGGGTTCTCGGCCGAGGTGGCCGTGGGGGTGGTGCTGTGGCTGATGTGTCGTCTGTGCCGGGTGCCGCTGATGGCCCAGAGCGTCATCAATGCCGCGGCGGTCTTCTGGAACGTGGGTCTGCTGGTGGGCATTGTGGGGATCCTGCGGGGCGACACCACCGGTGTGGAGTACCTCGAACTGCCCGGATACGCCACGCCGATCCTTTTCGTCGCCTTCGCGCTGATCGCGGTGTGGACCATCGTGATCTTCCGATTCCGGCGGGAGCGGCATTTGTACGTCTCCCAGTGGTACATCCTCGCGGCGGTGCTGTGGTTTCCCTGGCTGTACTCGACCGCGCAGCTCCTCCTCGTCCTGGAACCGGCCCGCGGCACGGTGCAGGCGGCGGTGAACTGGTGGTTCGCCCACAACGTGCTCGGACTGTGGTTCACCCCGGTCGGGCTGGCGTCCATCTACTATTTCCTGCCGAAGGTGATCGGGCGCCCGATTCACAGCTACTACCTGAGCGTGCTCGGATTCTGGACGCTGGCGCTCTTCTACAACTGGAACGGGTTCCACCATCTGGTCGGTGGTCCGTTCCCGGCGTGGATGATCACCGTCTCCATTGTGGCCAGCGTGATGATGGTGATCCCGGTCGTCGCGACGGCCATCAACCACCATTTCACGATGGTCGGGCACTTCGGGAAGCTGAAGTACAGTCCGACGCTCCGGTTCATCGTGTTTGGCGCGGTGAGCTACACAATCTCCAGCCTCCAGGGCGTGCTCAGCTCGGTGCGCTGGTTCAGCGAGGTGGCCCACTTCACCCATCACACGGTCGCGCATGCCCACTGGGGCATGTATGCCTTCTTCACCATGACGATGTTCGGGGCGATGTATTACATCCTGCCGCGCGTCACCCGCCGGGAATGGCCGAGCGAGCGGCTGATCTCCGTGCATTTCTGGTGCACCGCCCTCGGCATTCTGCTGTACGTCGCCCCGCTCAGTTACGGGGGCTGGCTTCAGGGCAAGGCCATGCTGAACGCCTCCTTGCCGTTCCTTGAGGTCGTCCAGATCACGATCCCGTGGCTGAAGCTGCGCACGTGGAGCGGGATTCTGCTCGCCGTCGGCCACGTGGCCTTCTGCGTCAATCTCGGCTGGATCCTGGCGCGGCGGTTCGGACCCTACCGCGAGCCCGAGCCCATGATCCTTGCCGGCGTGACCCCGGCGGCGCCGGTTGGAAAATGA
- the ccoS gene encoding cbb3-type cytochrome oxidase assembly protein CcoS — MGIISFILIGSSLMFPAVALWALWWAGRNGELSHLDRAALLPFDEQEPVGRMTDVVLNRPRSGSAAPGDPVAP, encoded by the coding sequence ATGGGCATCATTTCCTTCATCCTGATCGGCAGTTCGCTGATGTTTCCGGCGGTGGCGCTCTGGGCGTTGTGGTGGGCCGGACGCAACGGCGAGCTGTCCCACCTCGACCGTGCGGCCCTGCTGCCCTTTGACGAGCAGGAGCCGGTCGGCCGGATGACCGATGTGGTGCTCAACCGCCCGCGCTCCGGGTCGGCGGCCCCCGGAGACCCCGTCGCGCCATGA